A stretch of Parvimonas micra DNA encodes these proteins:
- a CDS encoding ABC-2 family transporter protein, with protein sequence MKTFKLFISIRKLELKLRLSNKFDFFIFILSDFFTQLLTFIFIHTLFENIPNLNGWSYEQILLIFGLYQFSYGLFGFLFWPLYDFSYILVSGNLDGILVKPINELLQLYGKGIGDVGGVFLGLVIIIRFINISQISIIRLLLIIIPMTFMNILIFVCLFTIVASLSFWFENISNSLIRIIQSLTIYSKYPLNIFNKFIKIIFTFIIPFGFMGYYPVAILYGKEQLYYICIEVLVCLFLVLFTKFIWKKGIKKYSGVNS encoded by the coding sequence ATGAAAACTTTTAAATTGTTTATTTCAATTAGAAAATTAGAACTTAAATTAAGATTAAGTAATAAATTTGATTTTTTTATATTTATTTTATCAGATTTTTTTACACAACTACTTACTTTTATATTTATACATACTTTATTTGAAAATATACCTAATTTAAATGGGTGGAGTTACGAACAAATACTATTAATTTTTGGTTTATATCAATTTTCTTACGGATTATTTGGATTTTTATTTTGGCCACTTTATGACTTCTCATATATTTTGGTATCTGGGAATTTAGATGGTATTTTAGTTAAGCCGATAAACGAACTACTACAATTATATGGCAAAGGAATAGGTGATGTAGGAGGAGTTTTTCTAGGGTTAGTTATTATTATAAGATTCATAAATATTTCTCAAATAAGTATAATAAGACTTCTATTGATTATAATTCCAATGACATTTATGAATATATTAATATTTGTGTGTTTATTTACAATAGTAGCAAGTCTTTCATTTTGGTTTGAAAATATATCTAATTCATTAATTAGAATAATCCAATCATTGACAATATATTCAAAATATCCATTAAATATTTTTAATAAATTTATAAAAATTATTTTTACTTTTATTATTCCTTTTGGATTTATGGGATATTATCCTGTTGCTATTTTATATGGGAAAGAACAATTATATTATATTTGTATTGAGGTGCTAGTTTGTCTATTTTTAGTATTGTTTACTAAGTTTATTTGGAAAAAAGGAATAAAAAAATACAGTGGGGTGAACAGTTAG
- a CDS encoding ABC transporter permease: protein MNLRKYLAFVKLIFIRLSKYKYEIIWNFLSSVILIIFLISFWKSVYVSGGTINGYDFNDILKYTLLSQIIYALTTNRIDRVISKQIQDGSILNSLTTPVNLFFKFWFIRIGEVVWVFLTQIILFILTIFIYFDVSVKKVEHLVFFVILIFISIYLNFVINYIVGLFSCWIISVEGVTHFKDFLFSICSGLLIPLEFFEDKYRNIIEFLPFKYIIYMPINSLKVNSIENFYSILYGVIWCLVLSYILFKFQNRALEKLSIFEG, encoded by the coding sequence ATGAATTTAAGAAAATACTTAGCTTTTGTAAAACTAATTTTTATTAGGCTATCTAAATACAAGTATGAAATTATATGGAATTTTTTAAGCTCTGTAATTTTGATAATTTTCTTGATATCATTTTGGAAAAGTGTGTATGTAAGTGGAGGGACAATAAATGGATATGATTTTAATGATATTTTAAAATATACATTATTGTCTCAAATTATATATGCATTGACTACTAATAGAATAGATAGAGTTATTTCTAAACAAATACAAGATGGAAGTATATTGAATTCATTAACAACACCAGTAAATTTATTTTTTAAGTTCTGGTTCATTAGAATTGGAGAGGTTGTGTGGGTTTTTTTAACTCAAATAATTTTATTCATTTTAACAATTTTTATATATTTTGATGTTAGTGTGAAAAAAGTTGAACATTTGGTTTTTTTTGTGATATTAATTTTTATATCTATATATTTGAATTTTGTTATAAATTATATAGTTGGACTTTTTTCGTGTTGGATAATTAGTGTTGAAGGAGTTACACATTTTAAAGACTTTTTATTTTCTATTTGTTCTGGATTACTTATTCCTTTAGAGTTCTTTGAAGATAAGTACAGGAATATAATTGAGTTTCTTCCTTTCAAATATATTATTTATATGCCTATAAATTCATTAAAAGTAAATTCAATTGAGAATTTTTATAGTATACTTTATGGAGTTATTTGGTGTTTGGTGCTTTCCTATATACTATTTAAATTTCAAAATAGAGCTTTAGAAAAATTAAGTATCTTTGAGGGGTAG
- a CDS encoding glycosyltransferase family 9 protein has protein sequence MKLLISFIPVKKNKIKNKNIILILSHNNLGDVVCDSISIQSLKNHYLDSYLVVLVRRKEGVEFLKYCDLIDEVLVLPSSKSNFLKFVEFSLTLKKYNFTESFQLVRIFSQWNRAYLPYFVGIKKRYGILNKNSLNENHCCFTKYCVENKYRNRVTESIDIIKLSGVHNFNFSLKTWYTLENISQYTTNSYIIIQPGASIGKKRWPEKNFLELVKMISTEFSSIEIFIITSPKECFLYKFFVENCKQYKNVKVVGNLKINTYLNILSNSKLIICNDSGPMHFSIANNIYCLALFGPTPPIYAIDKNLSKKIVVMRSKCDKKYLNCDVYRNSTNERKNLLKDICLSENCVCVDSISIKSVYNVFKKIYNNVFI, from the coding sequence ATGAAACTATTAATATCTTTTATACCAGTAAAAAAAAATAAAATAAAAAATAAAAATATAATATTGATATTATCTCATAATAATTTGGGTGATGTTGTCTGTGATTCGATATCTATCCAAAGTTTAAAAAATCATTATTTAGATTCTTATTTGGTTGTATTGGTAAGAAGAAAAGAAGGGGTAGAATTTTTGAAATATTGTGATTTAATAGATGAAGTATTGGTTTTACCATCAAGTAAATCTAATTTTTTAAAATTTGTTGAATTTTCTTTAACTTTAAAGAAATATAATTTCACTGAAAGTTTTCAATTAGTTAGAATATTTTCGCAATGGAATAGGGCTTATTTACCGTATTTTGTAGGAATAAAAAAAAGATATGGAATTTTAAACAAAAATTCTTTGAATGAAAATCACTGTTGTTTCACTAAATATTGTGTAGAGAATAAATATAGAAATAGAGTAACAGAATCTATAGATATTATAAAATTATCAGGTGTTCATAATTTTAATTTTTCTTTAAAAACATGGTACACTCTTGAAAATATTTCGCAATACACAACTAATAGTTATATAATAATTCAGCCAGGGGCAAGTATAGGTAAAAAACGATGGCCAGAAAAAAATTTTTTAGAATTGGTAAAAATGATATCAACAGAATTTTCTTCTATAGAAATATTTATTATAACTTCTCCTAAAGAATGTTTTTTATATAAATTTTTCGTTGAAAATTGTAAACAATATAAAAATGTTAAAGTAGTTGGTAATCTAAAAATTAATACTTATTTAAATATTTTATCTAATTCAAAACTTATTATATGTAATGATAGTGGACCTATGCATTTTTCAATAGCAAATAATATATATTGTTTAGCTTTGTTTGGTCCAACTCCACCAATATACGCTATTGATAAGAATTTAAGTAAGAAAATAGTTGTAATGCGTTCCAAGTGTGATAAAAAGTATTTAAATTGTGATGTTTATAGAAATTCAACGAACGAGAGAAAGAATTTACTTAAAGATATTTGTTTGTCCGAGAATTGTGTATGTGTTGATAGTATATCAATAAAAAGTGTTTATAATGTTTTTAAAAAAATTTATAATAATGTATTTATATAG
- a CDS encoding SIS domain-containing protein produces MEKIVFMIKKVISSGNSIYICGNGGFASMSEHFSSELQKSLYNKRDISLELSEKIRILSKLNGIEDFSKKMENGFPVSSLASNLSTITAISNDISFDMIFAQQIFNKAKEGDLIILLSSSGVSRNIINSAIISHIMKLKIILITGNNEIGYRDIVDYIYRINSDKCHIIQEKTLELIHKICLKIQNYK; encoded by the coding sequence ATGGAAAAAATAGTTTTTATGATAAAAAAAGTTATTAGTAGCGGAAACAGCATCTATATTTGTGGGAATGGTGGATTTGCATCAATGTCTGAGCATTTTTCTTCTGAGTTACAAAAATCATTGTATAATAAGAGAGATATTTCTCTAGAATTATCTGAAAAAATAAGGATTTTATCTAAATTAAATGGAATTGAAGACTTTTCAAAAAAAATGGAAAATGGATTTCCTGTATCATCTCTAGCAAGTAATCTATCTACAATCACTGCAATAAGCAATGATATAAGTTTTGATATGATTTTTGCACAACAAATATTTAATAAAGCAAAAGAAGGAGATTTAATAATTTTATTAAGTTCTTCTGGTGTGTCAAGAAATATTATTAATTCAGCTATTATATCTCATATTATGAAGTTAAAAATTATTTTAATTACGGGTAATAATGAAATAGGATATAGAGATATTGTAGATTATATATACAGAATAAATAGTGATAAGTGTCATATTATACAAGAAAAAACACTTGAATTAATACATAAAATTTGTTTAAAAATTCAAAATTATAAATAA
- a CDS encoding DDE-type integrase/transposase/recombinase codes for MNNIIPQNQENIKHNQRYIPHLLQTRYHAVKTYRNGNSVSFVCRRYKISKASLMRWNKRFDGSIDSLKDKSHRPLSKHPNSHTDTEFYWIKNLIRRNPNISLIVLYAKLKLNKGYSRHPCSLFRFLRKLGFFKDIKQPSKPYHTPTKIGVKMQVDVKYVPNSCYVGKYPDKFYQYTIIDEATRERFIYPFKVQSSYSTVTFVKMAIKYFGYTPEIIQTDNGFEFNHFKDTKRVHPFDKLCNELGIKHQLIRPRTPIHNGKVERSHRNDNERFYSNLSFYSYEDLIYQMKKYLYKSNRLPMQTLNWLSPIEKRKELLELKEN; via the coding sequence ATGAATAATATTATACCACAAAATCAAGAAAATATAAAACACAACCAACGTTATATCCCTCATTTGCTTCAAACAAGATACCATGCTGTTAAAACTTACAGAAATGGTAATTCTGTTAGCTTTGTTTGTAGAAGATATAAAATATCTAAAGCTTCTCTTATGCGTTGGAATAAAAGATTTGATGGCTCTATTGACTCCCTTAAGGATAAATCTCATAGACCTTTATCTAAACATCCTAATTCTCATACTGATACTGAATTTTATTGGATTAAAAACCTCATTAGAAGAAATCCTAACATTTCTTTAATTGTACTTTACGCTAAACTTAAACTAAATAAAGGTTATTCTAGACACCCTTGCTCTCTTTTTAGATTTCTTAGAAAACTTGGCTTTTTTAAAGACATTAAACAACCTTCTAAACCTTATCATACTCCTACTAAAATTGGTGTTAAAATGCAAGTTGATGTTAAATATGTTCCTAATTCTTGTTATGTTGGTAAATACCCAGATAAATTCTACCAATATACGATTATTGATGAGGCAACTCGTGAAAGGTTTATTTATCCTTTTAAGGTACAATCTTCTTATAGTACTGTTACTTTTGTTAAAATGGCTATTAAATACTTTGGTTATACTCCTGAAATTATTCAAACCGATAATGGCTTTGAATTTAATCATTTTAAAGATACCAAAAGAGTTCATCCTTTTGACAAACTATGTAATGAATTGGGTATTAAACATCAATTAATCAGACCTAGAACACCTATACACAATGGCAAGGTTGAAAGAAGTCATAGAAATGACAATGAAAGATTTTACAGTAATTTATCTTTTTATTCATATGAAGATTTGATTTATCAAATGAAAAAATATCTCTATAAATCTAATAGATTGCCTATGCAAACTTTAAATTGGCTTTCTCCTATTGAAAAACGTAAAGAATTATTAGAATTAAAGGAGAATTAA
- a CDS encoding ATP-binding cassette domain-containing protein: MENIIKVNNLSKTYRYNNIFLNAVNDISFNIKKGECVGYIGKNGSGKTTTLRILSGIIHPSEGNVVVDGKVPYLERVNHVKNIGIMFGNKPQLWPELSPNEAFHILRDIYEVEKKLFKQNFEEIVFMLGLEELVNKPLRKMSLGQRIKCEIASIFLHNPSIIFLDEPTIGLDIETKEKIKKFIKFLNSEKNVTVLFTSHDLNDISDVCKRIIIIDSGKIIEDNTTEGIVEKYGKNRIIEFKNLQHETKLEMISIVKKLDSYCKIIYEGKNELHITIRNSKNTSLVLHDLLFDTNIEINFRECSFEDSIYKIFTGKEKSE, translated from the coding sequence TTGGAAAATATAATTAAAGTTAATAATCTTTCAAAGACTTATAGATATAATAATATATTTTTAAATGCTGTTAATGACATATCTTTTAATATAAAAAAAGGAGAGTGTGTTGGATACATAGGTAAAAATGGATCGGGGAAAACTACAACTTTAAGAATATTATCAGGTATAATACATCCTTCAGAAGGAAATGTTGTAGTTGATGGAAAAGTGCCGTATTTAGAGAGAGTTAATCATGTTAAAAATATAGGAATAATGTTTGGTAATAAGCCTCAACTTTGGCCGGAGCTTTCTCCTAATGAGGCTTTCCATATATTAAGGGATATATATGAAGTTGAAAAGAAGTTATTTAAACAAAATTTTGAAGAAATAGTTTTTATGTTAGGACTAGAAGAATTAGTAAATAAACCTTTAAGAAAAATGAGTTTAGGACAAAGAATAAAATGCGAAATAGCTTCAATATTTTTACATAATCCAAGTATAATTTTTTTAGATGAACCAACAATTGGACTTGATATAGAAACAAAAGAAAAAATAAAGAAGTTTATAAAATTTTTGAATTCGGAAAAAAATGTAACGGTATTATTTACATCTCATGATTTAAATGATATTTCAGACGTATGTAAAAGAATTATCATCATAGATTCTGGAAAAATAATAGAAGATAATACTACTGAGGGTATAGTTGAAAAATATGGTAAAAATAGAATTATAGAATTCAAAAATTTACAGCATGAAACGAAATTAGAGATGATTTCAATAGTTAAAAAATTGGATTCATATTGTAAAATTATATACGAAGGTAAAAATGAATTACATATAACTATTAGAAACAGCAAAAATACTTCATTAGTTTTACATGATTTACTTTTTGACACAAATATAGAGATTAATTTTAGAGAATGTAGTTTTGAAGACTCTATTTATAAAATTTTTACTGGTAAGGAGAAATCAGAATGA
- a CDS encoding radical SAM/SPASM domain-containing protein yields the protein MTNDCNLRCSYCYLDAGVKKQSLDVNDVYCFINKVFRKFSSNMYILFHGGEPLLRFNEIRQIVEKIENSCFSKYVKYLIQTNGIYINSEVIEFFKKYGFGVGVSIDGFTDVSNINRLDFNGKSTTKKTIASLIMMNSLNCKYSIISVLNKSNYKLIIDELDNFFDLGVHNFSVNYFLPSGRGRFSDLRLSSEEMFYTYKSILDKLANKLKKDNILIFEKNMYYFIKKMITKKNSYMCMSSPCGAGISQFALSSDGNVYPCADFCEDKKFSYGSVKEDFWDNMLNNQTWKELRYNYKNNILECKLCEFNKECSACCSARSYYNNSKIKSIDPVCEFNKLMIVFLREELSKKGDIYFWWNSLNTTLSLRGDKFGKYN from the coding sequence ATGACTAATGATTGTAATTTAAGGTGTTCATACTGCTATTTAGATGCAGGAGTGAAAAAACAGAGTTTAGATGTGAATGATGTTTATTGCTTTATTAATAAAGTTTTTAGAAAATTTAGTTCAAATATGTATATTTTATTCCATGGTGGTGAGCCACTGTTAAGATTTAATGAAATTAGACAAATAGTAGAAAAAATTGAAAATTCTTGCTTTTCAAAATATGTTAAATATTTAATTCAAACAAATGGAATATATATTAATTCTGAGGTTATAGAATTTTTTAAAAAATATGGGTTTGGTGTAGGCGTTAGTATTGATGGATTTACAGATGTTTCTAACATAAATAGATTAGATTTTAATGGTAAAAGTACTACAAAAAAAACTATTGCTTCCTTAATTATGATGAATAGTTTAAACTGTAAGTATAGTATAATTTCTGTTTTAAACAAAAGTAATTATAAATTGATTATAGATGAGTTGGATAATTTTTTTGATTTGGGAGTACATAACTTTTCCGTTAATTATTTTTTACCATCTGGTCGAGGTCGATTCTCAGACCTAAGATTATCATCAGAGGAAATGTTTTATACATATAAAAGTATTCTAGACAAATTGGCTAACAAATTAAAAAAAGATAATATATTGATATTTGAGAAAAATATGTATTATTTTATAAAAAAGATGATAACTAAAAAAAATTCTTACATGTGTATGTCTTCCCCTTGTGGAGCTGGAATTTCACAGTTTGCTTTGTCTAGCGATGGAAACGTTTATCCTTGTGCGGATTTTTGTGAAGATAAAAAATTTTCGTATGGAAGTGTTAAAGAAGATTTTTGGGATAATATGTTAAATAATCAGACATGGAAAGAATTAAGGTATAATTATAAAAATAATATACTTGAATGTAAGTTATGTGAATTTAATAAAGAATGTTCAGCTTGTTGTTCTGCAAGAAGTTATTATAATAATTCAAAAATTAAATCTATAGATCCAGTATGTGAGTTTAACAAATTAATGATTGTTTTTTTGCGAGAAGAATTATCCAAAAAAGGAGATATTTACTTTTGGTGGAATAGTTTGAATACTACTTTAAGTTTGAGAGGAGATAAATTTGGAAAATATAATTAA
- a CDS encoding PfkB family carbohydrate kinase has product MNYESIIGKKNTKVLLIGDVILDLYAEKFKKKYGRIVISLGGASNVAYNLKKMGIDVDFISFIGKDLAGKLFLKLSDKFGVNTKFIKKSSIYKTTYKKRNYIFGFQNKIYSRDNTINLRAKDEKYIQQFINQNIKKYDYIILSDYNKGILSKKLINNIIDVCRKSKIKVFIDSKRKLELFKNSYLLKYSIEDLSNLFSTNDKSKILNNLIFFKKKYKIDNIVVTLSEKGCYHININNEYKEYINNNYVEGHGIGAGDVFFSVLFRLYIEDFKFKEIFFYSNLLAGASITSRYTCCLNFYDILVNNKLKGYFDNKVISLRTFNNLISDKFFYKKKIGFTNGCFDLIHAGHISSLVESSKKVDILVLGLNSDNSIKVLKGKNRPIINFEDRAYILSNISVIDFIIKFDERSPQKIIKKINPDLLFKGSDYRNYYKLNKNENENKMIFTKFISGHSTTSIISRIIELYNN; this is encoded by the coding sequence ATGAATTATGAAAGTATTATTGGGAAAAAGAATACTAAAGTTTTATTAATTGGGGATGTGATTTTAGACTTATATGCTGAAAAATTCAAAAAAAAATATGGTAGAATAGTCATTTCTTTGGGAGGAGCCTCAAATGTTGCATATAATTTAAAAAAAATGGGAATAGATGTTGATTTTATTAGTTTTATAGGAAAAGATTTAGCAGGGAAATTATTTTTGAAGTTAAGTGATAAATTTGGAGTAAATACAAAATTTATAAAAAAATCAAGCATTTATAAGACTACTTATAAAAAAAGAAATTATATTTTTGGTTTTCAAAATAAGATATATTCTAGAGATAATACTATTAATTTGAGAGCTAAAGATGAAAAATATATACAACAATTTATAAATCAAAATATTAAAAAATATGATTATATTATTTTAAGTGATTATAATAAAGGAATTTTATCTAAAAAATTAATTAATAATATTATAGATGTATGTAGAAAATCTAAAATTAAGGTATTTATTGACAGCAAAAGGAAATTAGAATTATTTAAGAATTCATACTTGTTAAAGTATAGTATTGAGGATTTAAGTAATTTATTTTCTACAAATGATAAAAGTAAAATATTGAATAATTTAATTTTTTTTAAAAAAAAATATAAAATTGATAATATAGTTGTAACTTTATCGGAAAAAGGTTGCTATCATATTAACATAAATAATGAATATAAAGAATACATTAATAATAATTATGTTGAGGGACATGGAATTGGTGCGGGGGATGTTTTTTTTAGTGTATTATTTAGATTATATATTGAGGACTTTAAATTTAAAGAAATATTTTTTTACTCAAATTTATTAGCAGGAGCATCAATAACATCAAGATACACTTGTTGTTTAAATTTTTATGATATTTTAGTTAATAATAAATTAAAGGGATACTTTGATAATAAAGTAATATCATTAAGGACTTTTAATAATTTAATAAGTGATAAATTTTTTTATAAAAAAAAAATAGGTTTTACTAACGGTTGTTTTGATTTAATTCATGCAGGTCATATTAGCTCATTGGTAGAATCTAGTAAAAAAGTTGATATTTTAGTACTAGGATTAAATTCTGATAATTCTATTAAGGTTTTAAAAGGGAAAAACAGACCAATAATAAATTTTGAAGATAGAGCTTATATTTTATCAAATATTTCTGTTATTGATTTTATTATTAAATTTGATGAAAGAAGTCCTCAAAAAATAATAAAAAAAATAAATCCAGATTTATTATTTAAAGGCTCAGATTATAGAAATTACTATAAATTAAATAAAAATGAAAATGAAAATAAAATGATTTTTACGAAGTTTATTTCTGGTCATTCTACTACATCTATAATATCAAGGATAATAGAATTATATAATAATTAA
- a CDS encoding radical SAM/SPASM domain-containing protein, whose amino-acid sequence MDFKILHFYNIILIINPSNGRWISYKLDMNHDVNNRFNNMNDFKSKYTELYNYIQLNYNKLNEKNFKNIRNLKYLILNITSDCNMNCKYCYAKKFKKRTAMDSEIMIYTINKILENNKSKECLNVIFHGGEPLLEKNKIKKIINLYKNQNINFIVQTNGKLLDEDFILFCKLNKVSLSLSVDGFKIYNNLSREMDENYLKNIIKNLEIMNNLDVNRGVISIINKTNVKDMIYNADRLIDLGINKFTFNLIYQSNTIEDNSLPDIEVLIEETKKLISHLFCLNNKQNYNIWGKYFERNIYALWKKMFYLSDDYMCLNLPCGAGSEVITVDEYGKVYPCSVYIGSDNYITDIWNFDFSNKIKHNFRDIKKIEKCRVCEFNKFCVGGGCPGFIKDSTGSFYGESFYCKYFYEIIKFLYFITLNSVDNKITKNF is encoded by the coding sequence ATGGATTTTAAAATATTACATTTTTATAATATAATTTTGATAATTAATCCTTCTAATGGAAGATGGATATCTTACAAATTAGATATGAATCATGATGTTAATAATAGATTTAATAATATGAATGATTTTAAGTCTAAATATACAGAATTATATAATTATATACAATTAAATTATAATAAACTTAATGAAAAAAATTTTAAAAATATAAGAAATCTTAAATATTTGATATTAAATATTACATCTGATTGTAATATGAATTGTAAGTATTGTTATGCTAAAAAATTTAAGAAAAGAACGGCTATGGATAGCGAAATAATGATTTATACTATAAATAAAATATTGGAGAATAATAAATCAAAAGAATGTTTAAATGTAATATTTCACGGTGGAGAACCATTACTAGAAAAAAATAAAATAAAAAAAATTATAAATTTATATAAAAATCAAAATATAAATTTTATAGTTCAAACAAATGGTAAATTATTAGATGAAGATTTTATTTTGTTTTGTAAATTAAATAAAGTTAGTTTAAGTTTAAGTGTTGATGGTTTTAAAATTTATAATAATCTGTCGAGAGAAATGGATGAAAATTATTTGAAGAATATAATAAAAAATCTAGAAATAATGAATAATTTAGATGTAAATAGAGGTGTAATATCTATTATAAACAAAACTAATGTTAAAGACATGATATATAACGCTGATAGATTGATTGATTTAGGTATTAATAAATTTACATTCAATTTGATTTATCAAAGTAATACTATTGAAGATAATTCACTTCCAGACATTGAAGTATTAATTGAAGAAACAAAAAAATTAATATCTCATCTATTTTGTCTAAATAATAAACAAAATTATAATATATGGGGGAAGTATTTTGAAAGGAATATATATGCATTGTGGAAAAAAATGTTTTATTTGTCTGATGATTACATGTGTCTAAATTTACCTTGTGGAGCAGGATCAGAAGTAATAACAGTTGATGAATATGGAAAGGTTTATCCTTGTTCAGTTTATATAGGTTCAGATAATTATATTACTGATATATGGAATTTCGACTTTTCAAATAAGATAAAACATAATTTTAGAGATATAAAAAAAATTGAAAAATGTAGAGTTTGTGAATTTAATAAGTTTTGTGTTGGAGGGGGTTGTCCAGGATTTATAAAAGATAGTACTGGATCGTTTTACGGAGAAAGTTTTTATTGTAAGTATTTTTATGAAATAATTAAATTTTTGTATTTTATCACACTAAATTCTGTAGACAATAAAATTACTAAAAATTTTTGA
- a CDS encoding gluconeogenesis factor YvcK family protein has protein sequence MVDDTRIVTIGGGTGSSTILKGLKKYFKDITAIVTVADDGGSSGMLRDDLGIIPPGDIRACLISLANTEKSMERLMKYRFKEGNLKGQSFGNLFLVAMADIYKDFMLGIQETSNILAITGKVLPVTLDNIKLFAELENGEIIEGESNITALNLEDENSSRINRVFISPKYAKPLNEVVHEIYNSDVILIGPGSLYTSVIPNLLISEISEALTNTKAKICFILNVVNQSTETFDYKVTDHLNAIYKHCEGIKIDTVIVNNEIIPEEVDLKYKRKSASQLLLSDEEREYLKKLKIRVLEDNLVSKSSGYSRHNEDKLAKLILENF, from the coding sequence ATGGTAGATGATACTAGAATTGTAACCATAGGAGGAGGAACTGGAAGTTCTACTATTCTTAAAGGTTTAAAAAAATATTTTAAAGATATTACTGCAATTGTAACCGTCGCTGATGACGGTGGAAGTTCCGGAATGCTTAGAGATGATTTAGGAATTATTCCACCTGGAGATATTAGAGCTTGTTTGATTTCTTTAGCAAATACTGAAAAATCAATGGAAAGATTGATGAAATATAGATTTAAAGAGGGAAATCTTAAGGGACAAAGCTTTGGAAATTTATTTCTAGTTGCAATGGCAGATATTTATAAAGATTTTATGTTAGGTATCCAAGAAACTTCTAATATTTTAGCAATAACCGGTAAAGTTTTACCAGTTACTTTAGATAATATAAAATTATTTGCAGAGCTTGAAAATGGAGAAATAATTGAGGGAGAAAGTAATATAACAGCTTTAAACTTAGAAGATGAAAATAGTAGTAGAATAAATAGAGTTTTCATTTCTCCTAAATATGCTAAACCACTTAATGAAGTTGTTCATGAAATCTATAATTCTGATGTAATTTTAATAGGCCCTGGAAGTTTATATACTTCTGTAATTCCTAATTTGTTAATTTCTGAAATAAGTGAAGCATTAACAAATACTAAAGCAAAAATTTGCTTTATTTTAAATGTTGTTAATCAATCAACAGAAACCTTCGATTATAAGGTTACTGACCATTTAAACGCAATTTATAAGCATTGTGAAGGAATTAAAATTGACACAGTAATAGTAAATAATGAAATAATTCCTGAAGAGGTAGATTTAAAATATAAAAGAAAAAGTGCAAGTCAACTGTTACTAAGTGATGAAGAAAGAGAATATTTAAAAAAATTAAAAATAAGGGTTTTAGAGGACAATTTAGTTAGTAAGTCTTCAGGCTATTCAAGACATAATGAAGATAAACTAGCTAAATTAATTTTAGAAAATTTTTAA